One window of the Indicator indicator isolate 239-I01 chromosome 13, UM_Iind_1.1, whole genome shotgun sequence genome contains the following:
- the KLHL24 gene encoding kelch-like protein 24, protein MVLILGRRLNREESGIRDSPATKRKVFEMDPKSLSGPEFFDFSSGSSHAESILQIFNEFRDSRLFTDVIICVEGREFPCHRAVLSACSSYFRAMFCNDHRESREMLVEINGIFAEAMDCFLQYVYTGKVKITTENVQYLFETSSLFQISVLRDACAKFLEEQLDPCNCLGIQRFADTHSLKTLFTKCRNFALQTFEDVSQHEEFLELGKDELIDYICSDELVISKEEMVFEAVMRWVYRAVELRRPVLHEILTHVRLPLLHPNYFVQTVEVDQLIQNSPECYQLLHEARRYHILGNEMMSPRTRPRRSTGYSEVIVVVGGCERVGGFNLPYTECYDPVTGEWKSLAKLPEFTKSEYAVCALRNDILVSGGRINSRDVWIYNSQLNIWIRVASLNKGRWRHKMAVLLGKVYVVGGYDGQNRLSSVECYDSFSNRWTEVAPLKEAVSSPAVTSCVGKLFVIGGGPDDNTCSDKVQSYDPDTNSWLLRATIPIAKRCITAVSLNNLIYVAGGLTKAIYCYDPIEDYWMHVQNTFSRQENCGMSVCNGKIYILGGRRENGEATDTILCYDPATGIITGVAAMPRPVSYHGCVTIHRYNEKGFKL, encoded by the exons ATGGTACTAATACTGGGACGCAGACTGAATAGAGAGGAGAGTGGGATACGAGATTCCCCTGCAACCAAGCGGAAAGTGTTTGAAATGGACCCAAAATCGTTGTCAGGCCCTGAGTTTTTTGACTTCTCCTCGGGATCATCCCATGCTGAAAGCATTCTCCAGATCTTCAATGAGTTTCGAGACAGCCGCCTATTCACAGATGTCATTATCTGTGTGGAAGGAAGGGAGTTCCCCTGCCATCGAGCCGTtctctcagcctgcagcagctacTTCAGAGCCATGTTTTGCAATGATCatagagaaagcagagagatgttagttGAGATCAATGGCATTTTTGCTGAAGCTATGGATTGCTTTTTGCAGTATGTATACACTGGCAAGGTGAAAATCACGACTGAGAATGTGCAATATCTCTTTGAAACATCGAGTCTCTTTCAGATCAGTGTCTTGCGTGATGCCTGCGCCAAGTTCCTGGAAGAACAGCTGGATCCTTGCAATTGCCTGGGAATCCAGCGCTTTGCAGATACACACTCGCTCAAGACACTCTTCACCAAGTGTAGGAATTTTGCTCTGCAGACATTTGAGGATGTGTCCCAGCATGAAGAATTCCTCGAACTGGGGAAGGATGAGCTTATTGATTACATTTGCAGTGATGAACTGGTGATCAGTAAGGAGGAGATGGTGTTTGAGGCTGTCATGCGCTGGGTGTACCGGGCGGTTGAGTTGCGGAGGCCAGTGTTACATGAAATTCTGACGCATGTCAGGCTCCCATTGTTACACCCAAACTACTTTGTTCAGACTGTGGAAGTGGACCAGCTGATTCAGAATTCCCCAGAGTGCTATCAGCTGTTGCATGAAGCCAGACGATACCATATCCTTGGAAATGAGATGATGTCTCCCAGAACTAGGCCTCGCAG ATCAACTGGTTATTCTGAAGTGATAGTTGTTGTTGGAGGCTGTGAACGAGTTGGAGGGTTTAATTTGCCATATACTGAGTGCTACGATCCTGTAACAGGAGAGTGGAAGTCACTGGCTAAGCTTCCAGAGTTTACCAAGTCCGAGTATGCAGTGTGTGCTCTACGGAATGATATTCTTGTTTCAG gtggAAGAATTAATAGCCGGGATGTTTGGATTTATAACTCTCAACTTAACATTTGGATCAGAGTTGCCTCCTTAAATAAAGGCAGATGGCGTCACAAAATGGCTGTTCTTCTTGGTAAA GTATATGTTGTTGGAGGATATGATGGGCAGAACCGCCTCAGCAGCGTAGAGTGTTACGATTCATTTTCTAACCGATGGACAGAGGTGGCTCCCCTTAAAGAAGCTGTGAGCTCTCCAGCAGTCACCAGCTGTGTGGGCAAACTCTTTGTGATCGGAGGTGGTCCTGATGACAACACGTGTTCTGACAAG GTTCAGTCTTATGATCCTGATACTAATTCTTGGTTGCTCCGTGCAACTATCCCTATCGCAAAAAGATGTATCACGGCTGTGTCTTTAAACAATCTGATCTACGTTGCTGGTGGGCTTACCAAAGCAATATACTGCTATGATCCAATTGAGGACTACTGGATGCACGTACAGAATACATTCAGCAGACAG gaaaattGTGGCATGTCTGTTTGTAATGGAAAAATCTATATCCTTGGTGGAAGACGAGAAAATGGGGAAGCCACAGACACTATTCTTTGTTATGACCCTGCAACGGGCATTATCACAGGAGTGGCAGCCATGCCCAGGCCAGTATCGTACCACGGCTGTGTGACCATACATAGATATAATGAAAAAGGCTTtaaactgtaa